The Candidatus Woesearchaeota archaeon DNA segment ACATTTGTCAAAGCAGAAGAGATCACAAAAACAGAGGACAAAGAAATTTTCAGACAAGAAAAAAAGATTGCGCCTTTAGACATGCATAATGTAAAGATTTCCATGAAAGATGCAGAACAAAAAGCAGAAGCGCTCCAAAAGCAGAAATATCCAGGAGACCTAGTTTCCAAAAAAATAATTGTCTTACAAACTATCAACAACATTCCAACATATAATATGACACTCATCACAATGACCTTCAAGATGATAAATATTCGTGTGGATGCAGCAACAGGAAACGTGTTGGAAGAAAAAATGCAGCCCATTATGGATTTTGTGCAGACGATCGAGAAAGGAAACAAAGAGGGAAAGGGGGAATAACAATGAGAATAGAAATTGTAAAAACAGACAAAGAATTGCCAACACCAAAATATGCGCATCTTGGCGATGCGGGAATGGATTTGTATAGTGCAGCAGAATACACGCTTCAGCCAGGAGAAAGAAAATTAATTCCAACAGGATTAAAGATTGCAGTGCCCTACGGATTTGAAGTGCAGGTTCGTCCAAGAAGTGGATTAGCATTAAAACATGGAGTTTCTGTCGTAAACACGCCAGGAACAATTGATCATCAGTACCGTGGAGAGATGGGTGTTGTGCTCATTAACCATGGCAAAGAAGCGTTTGAGATAAAACGAGGAGAACGTATTGCGCAGATGGTTTTAAACAAAGTAGAATTTATGCATTTGGAAGAAGTGGAAGCGTTGACAGAAACAGATCGTGGAGCAGGTGGCTTTGGAAGTACAGGAGCGAAATAATTTACTTTTCTTTTTAACTTATTTTTTTCTTTGATCTTCTCATCACTCCAATCTGCAGTCTAGTAAC contains these protein-coding regions:
- the dut gene encoding dUTP diphosphatase; translation: MRIEIVKTDKELPTPKYAHLGDAGMDLYSAAEYTLQPGERKLIPTGLKIAVPYGFEVQVRPRSGLALKHGVSVVNTPGTIDHQYRGEMGVVLINHGKEAFEIKRGERIAQMVLNKVEFMHLEEVEALTETDRGAGGFGSTGAK